The Halomicrobium salinisoli genome contains a region encoding:
- a CDS encoding ABC transporter substrate-binding protein yields MSEPSDRGEYEQRISRRTLLAAAGVSGVSALAGCSGGDGDSATNESGGGTDGESTEEGSDTATEGTSVVSRTYRNGMSQNPVDLNVNSYNPQNFLELAGRLLHERFVAYSFATDEFQLVALDDLQFDGTTVTLTLRDDLTWDNGEDVTTEDIEVQMDLLEKTSGSIWGYLEDYEIVDEKTFEFHLQKETNPRIIKYTLNNMRVDTPAEIFEEYVDEDAAEVQGFAWEDDVIASGPWSHAEKSRQAWEFERNEEFYAAENVNFDTFLLEKYGGNQSLQQALISGDSIDGVTSLFVPPNIVEELPDNVVENRMPSKWGYGIIFNHDDEHFGQRPVRQAVAHLLNRQQIVDNGGPRTKFPAEVPCGIAPKDQESWLGDAMDDFETYGVDESRTERAAELMREAGYSKSDGTWQDDSGSAVGGEYLSPAGWSDWTTMTNTTVSQLNDFGFDFSISTVPTNDWFTRYSESDFKMGSMYWLPGGARSAFPYFPLRYQLTNTHVGGGHNYEADTEYTITGMGGDGEMTINPLETVNSIARTASDEAAVEPVRRAAWHNHIELPMLSVVGTNGQQWFTNDEWDLPAEDDPSRKVPRPPMWPIHEGKLTATESE; encoded by the coding sequence ATGTCAGAGCCTAGCGACCGCGGCGAGTACGAACAGAGGATCAGCCGCCGTACGCTCCTCGCGGCGGCGGGCGTGTCCGGCGTCAGCGCCCTGGCGGGCTGTTCGGGCGGCGACGGTGACTCCGCGACGAACGAGTCGGGCGGAGGCACCGACGGCGAGTCGACGGAGGAAGGGTCGGACACCGCCACCGAGGGGACCTCGGTCGTCAGCCGGACCTACCGGAACGGGATGTCGCAGAACCCGGTCGACCTCAACGTCAACTCGTACAACCCGCAGAACTTCCTCGAGCTCGCCGGTCGGCTGCTCCACGAGCGGTTCGTCGCGTACTCCTTTGCCACCGACGAGTTCCAGCTCGTCGCGCTCGATGACCTGCAGTTCGACGGGACGACGGTCACCCTGACGCTGCGCGACGACCTCACCTGGGACAACGGCGAGGACGTCACGACAGAGGACATCGAGGTCCAGATGGACCTACTGGAGAAGACCAGCGGCTCGATCTGGGGGTACCTCGAGGACTACGAGATCGTCGACGAGAAGACCTTCGAGTTCCACCTCCAGAAGGAGACGAACCCCCGCATCATCAAGTACACGCTCAACAACATGCGGGTGGACACGCCCGCAGAGATCTTCGAGGAGTACGTCGACGAGGACGCCGCCGAGGTCCAGGGCTTCGCCTGGGAGGACGACGTCATCGCCAGCGGTCCGTGGTCGCACGCCGAAAAGAGCCGGCAGGCCTGGGAGTTCGAGCGCAACGAGGAGTTCTACGCCGCCGAGAACGTCAACTTCGACACGTTCCTGCTGGAGAAGTACGGCGGGAACCAGTCCCTGCAGCAGGCCCTGATATCCGGCGACTCGATCGACGGCGTGACGAGCCTGTTCGTCCCGCCGAACATCGTCGAGGAGCTCCCGGACAACGTCGTCGAGAACAGGATGCCGTCGAAGTGGGGCTACGGGATCATCTTCAACCACGACGACGAGCACTTCGGCCAGCGCCCGGTCCGCCAGGCGGTCGCGCACCTCCTCAATCGCCAGCAGATCGTCGACAACGGCGGCCCCCGGACGAAGTTCCCCGCAGAGGTCCCCTGCGGCATCGCGCCGAAGGACCAGGAGTCCTGGCTGGGCGACGCCATGGACGACTTCGAGACCTACGGCGTCGACGAGTCCCGGACCGAGCGGGCGGCCGAGCTGATGCGGGAGGCCGGCTACTCGAAGAGCGACGGCACCTGGCAGGACGACAGCGGCTCCGCCGTCGGCGGCGAGTACCTCTCGCCCGCGGGCTGGAGCGACTGGACGACGATGACCAACACCACGGTCAGCCAGCTCAACGACTTCGGGTTCGACTTCTCGATCTCGACGGTCCCGACCAACGACTGGTTCACCCGGTACTCCGAGAGCGACTTCAAGATGGGCTCGATGTACTGGCTCCCCGGCGGGGCCCGCTCGGCGTTCCCCTACTTCCCGCTGCGCTACCAGCTCACCAACACGCACGTCGGCGGCGGCCACAACTACGAGGCCGACACCGAGTACACGATCACGGGCATGGGCGGCGACGGCGAGATGACGATCAACCCCCTCGAGACGGTCAACAGCATCGCGCGGACGGCCAGCGACGAGGCGGCCGTCGAGCCCGTTCGCCGGGCCGCCTGGCACAACCACATCGAACTGCCGATGCTGTCCGTCGTGGGCACCAACGGCCAGCAGTGGTTCACCAATGACGAATGGGACCTCCCGGCCGAGGACGACCCGTCGCGGAAGGTCCCCCGGCCGCCCATGTGGCCGATCCACGAGGGCAAGCTGACGGCGACGGAGTCCGAGTGA
- a CDS encoding aldo/keto reductase, whose product MNGFEDAAIGFGTGGLDEQDGAEAVRRALDVGYRHVDTAQNYGTEADVGAGLERSDVPRADVFLATKVARPDLAYDDVVESAERSLERLGVDAIDLLYVHWPLGAYDPDETLAAFDDLYEDGAIRNVGLSNFEPDHLDEARETLDAPIFAHQFECHPLFPQEDLRAYADRHDHHAVAYCPLGRGAVLGGDVPEIESVAEKHDATAAQVALAWHVAKGIVPIPKASGDHIEENWRATDLRLDEEDVRTIDGIERRERVVDVPEAPWNR is encoded by the coding sequence GTGAACGGCTTCGAAGACGCGGCGATCGGTTTCGGAACGGGCGGGCTCGACGAACAGGACGGCGCGGAGGCGGTCCGCAGGGCGCTCGACGTCGGCTATCGGCACGTCGACACCGCCCAGAACTACGGCACCGAGGCCGACGTCGGTGCGGGCCTCGAGCGGTCGGACGTCCCCAGAGCGGACGTCTTCCTGGCGACGAAGGTCGCCAGACCCGATCTGGCGTACGACGACGTCGTCGAGAGCGCCGAGCGGAGCCTCGAACGGCTCGGCGTCGACGCCATCGACCTGCTGTACGTCCACTGGCCGCTCGGCGCGTACGATCCGGACGAGACGCTCGCGGCGTTCGACGACCTGTACGAGGACGGCGCGATCCGGAACGTCGGCCTGAGCAACTTCGAGCCCGACCACCTCGACGAGGCGCGGGAGACCCTCGACGCCCCGATATTCGCCCACCAGTTCGAGTGTCACCCGCTGTTCCCGCAGGAGGACCTGCGCGCGTACGCGGACCGGCACGACCACCACGCAGTCGCGTACTGTCCGCTGGGTCGCGGCGCCGTCCTCGGTGGAGACGTCCCGGAGATCGAGTCCGTGGCCGAGAAACACGACGCCACGGCGGCGCAGGTGGCGCTGGCCTGGCACGTGGCGAAGGGGATCGTTCCCATCCCGAAGGCCTCGGGCGACCACATCGAGGAGAACTGGCGAGCGACGGACCTCCGACTGGACGAGGAGGACGTCCGGACGATCGACGGGATCGAGCGCCGCGAGCGAGTCGTCGACGTCCCCGAAGCGCCCTGGAACCGCTGA
- a CDS encoding trimeric intracellular cation channel family protein: MGQDVVATLFGDPFAVMNTIGLVAFALVGSSKAIREEFDLFGITVVGLAMAFAGGMTRDLLVSRVPLALQSPLEISLGLLGVALAVALSATLPSPDTHPITLVSDAIGLAAFATTGAIVAAEANVSAVGIVAIATINAVGGGAVADVLLDRSPFILFDDFYASCAVLGGTAYWAVTSAGIAGGTAAAVCAVVTVGTRLVAVTYGWDLPTMQKLGLVRG; the protein is encoded by the coding sequence ATGGGTCAGGACGTCGTCGCCACTCTCTTCGGCGATCCGTTTGCCGTGATGAACACCATCGGGCTGGTCGCGTTCGCACTCGTCGGATCGTCCAAGGCGATCCGCGAGGAGTTCGATCTGTTCGGAATCACCGTCGTCGGGCTGGCGATGGCGTTCGCCGGCGGGATGACGCGGGATCTCCTCGTGAGTCGCGTGCCGCTGGCGCTGCAGTCGCCGCTCGAGATCAGCCTGGGGCTGCTCGGGGTCGCTCTGGCGGTCGCGTTGAGCGCGACCCTGCCGTCTCCGGACACCCACCCGATCACGCTCGTCTCGGACGCGATCGGCCTCGCCGCCTTCGCGACGACCGGTGCCATCGTCGCGGCCGAGGCGAACGTGTCGGCGGTCGGCATCGTCGCCATCGCGACGATCAACGCCGTGGGCGGGGGCGCGGTCGCGGACGTCCTCCTCGATCGCTCCCCGTTCATCCTCTTCGACGACTTCTACGCGAGCTGTGCGGTGCTGGGCGGAACCGCGTACTGGGCAGTGACGAGCGCGGGGATTGCGGGGGGCACCGCTGCCGCCGTGTGTGCGGTCGTGACCGTGGGGACGCGGTTGGTAGCGGTCACGTACGGCTGGGACCTCCCCACGATGCAGAAACTGGGACTGGTGCGTGGCTGA
- a CDS encoding mandelate racemase/muconate lactonizing enzyme family protein, protein MVNDATITDVQTCVVEGNFDWTFVRVYTDAGVTGTGEAILGERAADIAADAAPILEGEDPLDVSRLTETLYRRLSYTGGNAGAVTAAISGLEIALFDLAGRLLEVPAHRLLGGKFRDDVRVYCDTHAGAHLGRSEDDAAFTPESYAAAAEDVVADGFDAMKFDLDADQQFEGDPWNRHLAPRNVQNKAEIVEAVLDRVGDRADVAFDCHWEYGTDSAIRLASALEEYDVWFLEDPAPPENAAVPAEITSATETPICTGESLYRAQGFRDLVTRQAADVVQPDPPKCGGLRETRRIAELAELYEIPVSLHNVASPLGTVACAHVAAACPNFLALEYHARDVDWWGDLVGGNPIDDGSIHVPDEPGLGVDLDLDVVAEHRYAGETLFDEA, encoded by the coding sequence ATGGTAAACGACGCCACGATCACGGACGTCCAGACCTGCGTCGTGGAGGGCAACTTCGACTGGACGTTCGTGCGCGTGTACACGGACGCTGGTGTCACCGGGACGGGCGAGGCGATCCTGGGCGAACGGGCGGCCGACATCGCGGCCGACGCCGCACCGATCCTCGAGGGCGAGGACCCGCTGGACGTGTCGCGGCTGACCGAGACGCTCTACCGACGGCTCTCCTACACCGGCGGGAACGCGGGCGCGGTGACCGCTGCGATCTCCGGCCTGGAGATCGCGCTGTTCGACCTCGCGGGCAGACTGCTCGAGGTCCCCGCACACCGGCTCCTCGGCGGGAAGTTCCGCGACGACGTCCGCGTCTACTGCGACACCCACGCCGGCGCGCACCTCGGCCGGAGCGAGGACGACGCGGCGTTCACCCCGGAGTCGTACGCGGCCGCCGCGGAGGACGTGGTCGCCGACGGCTTCGACGCGATGAAGTTCGACCTCGACGCGGACCAGCAGTTCGAGGGCGACCCCTGGAACCGGCATCTCGCCCCCCGGAACGTCCAGAACAAGGCGGAGATCGTCGAGGCCGTGCTCGACCGCGTCGGCGACAGGGCCGACGTCGCGTTCGACTGCCACTGGGAGTACGGCACCGACAGCGCGATCCGACTCGCGAGCGCGCTCGAGGAGTACGACGTCTGGTTCCTCGAAGACCCGGCGCCGCCGGAGAACGCCGCCGTGCCGGCGGAGATCACGTCGGCCACGGAGACCCCCATCTGCACGGGCGAGAGCCTCTATCGCGCCCAGGGGTTCCGCGACCTCGTCACCAGACAGGCGGCGGACGTCGTCCAGCCGGATCCGCCGAAGTGCGGCGGCCTGCGGGAGACGCGGCGGATCGCCGAACTCGCGGAGCTGTACGAGATCCCGGTCAGCCTGCACAACGTCGCGTCGCCGCTCGGCACGGTCGCCTGTGCGCACGTCGCCGCCGCCTGCCCGAACTTCCTCGCCCTGGAGTACCACGCCCGCGACGTCGACTGGTGGGGCGACCTCGTCGGCGGGAACCCGATCGACGACGGGTCCATCCACGTTCCCGACGAGCCCGGACTCGGCGTCGACCTCGATCTCGACGTCGTCGCCGAGCACCGCTACGCCGGCGAGACGCTGTTCGACGAAGCGTAG
- a CDS encoding MBL fold metallo-hydrolase, producing the protein MEITLVGTGSPVPIPERGGTSIALEIADERVLIDCGPKTVYGLMDARIPFGEIETLFFTHHHMDHNASFFHFAFTSWTEGGRASLTVYGPDGTDRLVDALYDVYAEDIEYRQDIYPTDGISNIETELVTEGFSRGMDGWDVAALPVEHSIETYAYRFDEHETGASFVFSGDTRKLPSLSEFAEGADVLVQDCNTAPVDEDRVPDGDDQFVWRQHAAGSGDLDESTLTANHCDAADAGEIAQDAGVQTLVLTHIMPYRDLESMRRDAESVFDGDVVVAEDGLTISP; encoded by the coding sequence ATGGAGATCACTCTCGTCGGCACCGGAAGCCCCGTCCCGATACCCGAGCGCGGTGGCACGAGCATCGCCCTCGAGATCGCTGACGAACGCGTGTTGATCGACTGCGGGCCGAAGACCGTCTACGGGCTCATGGACGCGCGGATCCCCTTCGGGGAGATCGAGACACTGTTCTTCACGCACCATCACATGGACCACAACGCCTCGTTCTTCCACTTCGCGTTCACGAGCTGGACCGAGGGCGGACGGGCGTCGCTCACCGTCTACGGACCCGACGGCACCGATCGACTCGTCGACGCGCTCTACGACGTCTACGCGGAAGACATCGAGTACCGTCAGGACATCTACCCGACCGACGGCATCTCGAACATCGAGACCGAACTCGTGACGGAGGGCTTCAGCCGCGGGATGGACGGCTGGGACGTCGCCGCGCTCCCGGTCGAGCACTCGATCGAGACGTACGCCTACCGCTTCGACGAACACGAGACGGGCGCGTCGTTCGTCTTCTCCGGCGATACGCGGAAGCTCCCGTCGCTCTCCGAGTTCGCCGAGGGAGCGGACGTCCTCGTTCAGGACTGTAACACCGCGCCGGTCGACGAGGACCGCGTGCCGGACGGGGACGACCAGTTCGTCTGGCGACAGCACGCAGCGGGATCAGGGGACCTGGACGAGTCCACGCTGACTGCCAACCACTGTGACGCCGCGGACGCGGGCGAGATCGCTCAGGACGCCGGCGTCCAGACGCTCGTCCTCACGCACATCATGCCCTATCGTGATCTCGAATCGATGCGACGGGACGCCGAGTCAGTCTTCGACGGGGACGTGGTCGTCGCCGAAGACGGACTGACCATCTCTCCGTAG
- the gfo6 gene encoding D-xylose 1-dehydrogenase Gfo6, whose product MRLEIPTRLERDWDRTVENAPLRFAVVGLGAFARNTALPAIERSDYCATTAVVSGSAEKASRVSDEFDADWALTYDEFADGRGREDYDAVYVVTPNALHCGHVETAAEYGKAVLCEKPLESTPERAERLVETCEDAGVPLMAAYRMQTARSVRWIRRQVADGVVGDPVQVHGEFSFPLLAGGDPDQWRIDRELAGGGALMDIGVYPMNTARFVLGDDPVAVRATTHSVQPPFEGVDEHVAFQLEFPDAVTASCTASFNAAGASRFAVTGTEGRIVVEPVFGVHDDRRITVTVGGTSTTFEANEPHEVREEFDYFATAVRTDMAIEPDGRHGLTDVRIADAVYESSDTGRRVEL is encoded by the coding sequence GTGCGCCTCGAGATACCAACGCGGTTGGAACGCGACTGGGATCGAACCGTCGAGAACGCGCCGCTGCGGTTCGCAGTCGTCGGGCTCGGCGCGTTCGCCCGGAACACGGCGCTGCCCGCGATCGAGCGGTCGGACTACTGCGCGACGACGGCGGTCGTGAGCGGGTCGGCCGAGAAAGCGTCGCGAGTCTCCGACGAGTTCGACGCCGACTGGGCGCTCACGTACGACGAGTTCGCGGACGGCAGGGGACGCGAGGACTACGACGCCGTCTACGTCGTCACGCCGAACGCGCTCCACTGCGGGCACGTGGAGACGGCGGCGGAGTACGGCAAGGCCGTCCTCTGCGAGAAGCCCCTGGAGTCGACCCCGGAACGGGCCGAGCGGCTCGTCGAGACCTGCGAGGACGCGGGCGTCCCGCTGATGGCCGCGTACCGGATGCAGACCGCGCGGTCCGTCAGGTGGATCCGCCGGCAGGTCGCCGACGGCGTCGTCGGTGACCCCGTCCAGGTCCACGGCGAGTTCTCGTTCCCGTTACTGGCCGGCGGCGACCCGGACCAGTGGCGGATCGACCGGGAGCTGGCCGGCGGCGGCGCGCTCATGGACATCGGCGTGTATCCGATGAACACCGCCCGGTTCGTCCTCGGCGACGATCCGGTCGCGGTGCGGGCGACGACCCACTCCGTCCAGCCGCCGTTCGAGGGCGTCGACGAGCACGTCGCGTTCCAGCTGGAGTTCCCCGACGCGGTCACCGCCTCGTGTACCGCCAGCTTCAACGCCGCAGGCGCGAGCCGGTTCGCCGTCACCGGCACGGAGGGCCGCATCGTCGTGGAACCGGTGTTCGGCGTCCACGACGACCGCCGGATCACCGTGACGGTCGGGGGCACCTCGACCACGTTCGAGGCGAACGAGCCCCACGAGGTCCGCGAGGAGTTCGACTACTTCGCGACGGCCGTCCGCACGGACATGGCAATCGAACCCGACGGGCGCCACGGACTCACGGACGTCCGGATCGCCGACGCCGTGTACGAGTCGAGCGACACCGGCCGGCGCGTCGAACTCTGA
- a CDS encoding IclR family transcriptional regulator codes for MTVNAADDGGKRVEAVQRSFAVLDVLRESGTVRIDDVAEALDMPTSTAHVHLKTLESVGYVVRTDDGYRRGLRFLRDGVAVRDRWDVYRVAKPALDDLADETGEVANLGVEENGRRVILSQSEGSEAVYDNAPIGEFTDMHWTALGKAILAERSTDYVDEYVSVRGLPSATENTITDPDAFREELQTVRDRGYALEDEERRAGIRSVAVPVTVDGDVVGAISLSGPRERYDDDRIVNDLLPALRDAANVVEVKYAYE; via the coding sequence ATGACAGTCAACGCGGCGGACGACGGGGGGAAGCGAGTCGAGGCCGTACAGCGTTCGTTCGCCGTCCTCGACGTCCTCCGGGAGTCCGGGACGGTGCGCATCGACGACGTCGCCGAGGCCCTCGACATGCCGACCAGCACGGCGCACGTCCACCTGAAGACCCTGGAGTCCGTCGGGTACGTCGTCCGGACTGACGACGGCTACCGACGGGGACTCCGCTTCCTCCGCGACGGCGTCGCTGTCCGGGACCGGTGGGACGTCTACCGGGTCGCGAAGCCCGCGCTCGACGACCTCGCGGACGAGACGGGCGAGGTCGCCAACCTCGGCGTCGAGGAGAACGGCCGGCGCGTCATCCTCTCCCAGTCGGAGGGGAGCGAGGCCGTCTACGACAACGCGCCGATCGGCGAGTTCACCGACATGCACTGGACGGCCCTGGGCAAGGCCATCCTCGCCGAGCGATCGACGGACTACGTCGACGAGTACGTCTCCGTCCGCGGCCTCCCGAGCGCGACGGAGAACACGATCACCGACCCCGACGCGTTCCGCGAGGAGCTCCAGACCGTCCGCGACAGGGGCTACGCGCTCGAGGACGAGGAGCGCCGAGCGGGCATCCGGTCCGTCGCCGTTCCGGTGACCGTGGACGGCGACGTGGTCGGGGCCATCTCCCTCTCGGGACCCCGGGAGCGCTACGACGACGACCGCATCGTCAACGACCTGCTGCCCGCCCTCCGGGACGCCGCCAACGTCGTCGAGGTGAAGTACGCCTACGAGTGA
- a CDS encoding NAD(P)-dependent alcohol dehydrogenase has translation MRACQLTDVGELTVAERDRPAPGSGEVLVRIDRVGICGSDLHYYEHGVDAVDFPLVLGHEPAGTVVEVGADVTGVTSGDRVAVEPGRSCGECAYCAEGEYHLCPEMAYMSSPPVDGALVEYVAWPADLVYPLPDDVSLREGALAEPLSVAVHACDRGDVGAGDSVLVTGGGPIGQLVATVALARGAEPVVLTDVVAGKLDLATDRGVDHAVDATERDPAAAVRERVDPRGVDVVIESSGAPAAVASTTDAVRRGGTIVFVGMPDGTGLPVDVVESIEGEYDLRGSYRFAGTYPEAIRGIADGRYDVDGVVSFEAAFDDTPAAFERAAAPEPVKGVVRVHE, from the coding sequence ATGCGAGCCTGCCAGCTCACGGACGTGGGCGAGTTGACCGTCGCGGAGCGGGACCGCCCGGCGCCGGGTTCCGGGGAGGTACTGGTCCGGATCGACCGGGTCGGCATCTGCGGGTCCGACCTGCACTACTACGAGCACGGCGTCGACGCCGTCGACTTCCCGCTCGTCCTCGGCCACGAGCCGGCCGGCACCGTCGTCGAGGTCGGCGCGGACGTGACGGGCGTGACGAGCGGCGACCGCGTCGCGGTCGAGCCGGGCCGGTCCTGCGGCGAGTGCGCGTACTGCGCCGAGGGCGAGTACCACCTGTGTCCGGAGATGGCGTACATGTCCTCGCCGCCGGTCGATGGGGCGCTGGTCGAGTACGTGGCCTGGCCGGCCGACCTCGTGTATCCCCTGCCCGACGACGTCTCGCTGCGGGAGGGCGCGCTCGCCGAACCGCTCAGCGTCGCCGTCCACGCCTGCGACCGGGGCGACGTCGGCGCGGGGGACAGCGTGCTCGTCACCGGCGGCGGCCCCATCGGCCAGCTCGTCGCGACGGTGGCGCTGGCTCGCGGCGCGGAGCCGGTCGTGCTGACCGACGTCGTCGCGGGGAAACTCGACCTGGCGACCGACCGGGGGGTCGACCACGCAGTCGACGCCACCGAGCGCGACCCCGCGGCCGCGGTCCGCGAGCGCGTCGACCCGCGCGGGGTCGACGTCGTGATCGAGAGCTCCGGCGCGCCGGCGGCCGTCGCGTCGACGACCGACGCCGTCCGCCGCGGCGGCACGATCGTCTTCGTCGGCATGCCTGACGGCACCGGCCTGCCCGTCGACGTCGTCGAGTCGATCGAGGGCGAGTACGACCTCCGGGGCTCCTACCGGTTCGCGGGCACCTACCCCGAGGCCATCCGGGGCATCGCGGACGGCCGGTACGACGTCGACGGCGTCGTGAGCTTCGAGGCCGCGTTCGACGACACCCCGGCGGCGTTCGAGCGCGCCGCCGCCCCCGAGCCGGTCAAGGGCGTCGTCAGGGTCCACGAGTAG
- a CDS encoding universal stress protein, which produces MTIETVLLPVSDADEDRLNRLVDAVLEIAGPTDATVVVAHAIPDEDDGVVTTIPAISGGNYPQVLSRPEYDDLLDQYPDDDQSVDDVVAEHETVQSVTDRLDDAGVEYSVRGAVGDPSEAILELAADVDADRLVIGGSRRTPTDKAVFGSLSQTLLLEAPCPVTFVHDE; this is translated from the coding sequence GTGACCATCGAGACAGTTCTGCTGCCCGTCAGCGACGCTGACGAGGACCGACTCAATCGACTCGTCGACGCCGTCCTGGAGATCGCAGGTCCGACCGACGCCACCGTGGTGGTGGCGCACGCCATCCCGGACGAGGACGACGGCGTCGTGACCACGATACCAGCGATAAGCGGCGGTAACTATCCGCAGGTCCTCTCCCGGCCCGAGTACGACGACCTGCTCGACCAGTACCCCGACGACGACCAGTCCGTCGACGACGTCGTCGCCGAGCACGAGACGGTGCAGTCGGTGACGGACCGCCTCGACGACGCCGGCGTCGAGTACTCGGTCCGCGGCGCGGTCGGCGACCCCAGCGAGGCGATCCTCGAACTGGCCGCGGACGTCGACGCCGATCGACTCGTCATCGGCGGCAGCCGCCGGACCCCGACCGACAAGGCCGTCTTCGGGAGCCTGTCGCAGACGCTGCTCCTCGAGGCGCCCTGTCCCGTGACGTTCGTCCACGACGAGTGA
- a CDS encoding RraA family protein, with translation MAITEDQRERLSNLHSALLNDVTDEMGIENNVIPCTRLESLWSRDPVVGTAHPAQRVEIGYEKEDDEGEDEEIEFFEYLEDTDPGDFIVMAAPTGTQVGLWGELLSTIVQENGAEGALIDGPTRDSRLIEEHEFPVWAEGHSAIESFGRVAFAEYDVPVQIEGVTIEPGDVVFADYESIVVIDPDVLDQVIEEGEEDLETENKVRSDIRDGDSVYEVWDRYGTL, from the coding sequence ATGGCGATTACTGAGGACCAACGGGAACGCCTGTCGAACCTCCACAGCGCGTTGCTCAACGACGTCACGGACGAGATGGGGATCGAGAACAACGTCATCCCCTGCACCCGACTCGAGTCGCTGTGGTCCCGCGATCCGGTCGTCGGGACGGCCCACCCGGCTCAGCGCGTGGAGATCGGGTACGAGAAGGAGGACGACGAGGGCGAGGACGAGGAGATCGAGTTCTTCGAGTACCTGGAAGACACGGATCCCGGCGACTTCATCGTCATGGCGGCACCGACCGGGACGCAGGTCGGCCTCTGGGGCGAGCTGCTGAGTACGATCGTCCAGGAGAACGGCGCGGAGGGCGCGCTGATCGACGGGCCGACGCGGGACTCGCGGCTGATCGAGGAACACGAGTTCCCCGTCTGGGCCGAGGGCCACAGCGCGATCGAGTCCTTCGGCCGCGTGGCGTTCGCGGAGTACGACGTACCCGTGCAGATCGAGGGCGTGACGATCGAGCCCGGCGACGTCGTGTTCGCGGACTACGAGTCCATCGTCGTCATCGACCCGGACGTGCTCGATCAGGTCATCGAGGAAGGCGAGGAAGACCTCGAAACGGAGAACAAGGTCCGCTCTGACATCCGTGACGGGGACAGCGTCTACGAGGTGTGGGACCGCTACGGAACGCTCTAG